The proteins below come from a single Miscanthus floridulus cultivar M001 chromosome 1, ASM1932011v1, whole genome shotgun sequence genomic window:
- the LOC136548003 gene encoding uncharacterized protein, with product MRKLCPNLERDDALDTVLEVPIPEEMFSGGGRGGGSRGSRFGCTAWMRSHAADRSGAGEPCSMSRGELQLMLGVIGAPLIPLPVYHAKRSPCSVLCEQLKADPIESSSAKYIVQQYIAASGGEWALNKVKSMYAMGKVRMTAAELNSSDADGGGGGGTGGNGHRGGKKGSKGCGGEIGGFVLWQKKPELWCLELVVSGCKISAGSDGKVAWRQTPWHQSHASRGPPRPLRRSLQGLDPQLTASLFADSVCIGERSIDGEDCFVLKVEAEASSLRARNSSSVEIIRHTVWGYFSQRTGLLVQLEDSHLLQIKSSGGVGGSVFWETTMESRLGDYRAVDGVNIAHAGRTAVSLVRFGDCQDGNTRTRMEETWDIEEVDFNIWGLSMDCFLPPSDLREGKESQDVAIVKGADARPPPIRIPAVTVRVGPSQVAAVNMNDSDLLIARS from the exons ATGAGGAAGCTCTGCCCGAACCTCGAGCGCGATGACGCGCTGGACACGGTGCTGGAGGTGCCCATCCCCGAGGAGATGTTctccggcggcggccgcggcggtggctcCCGCGGGTCCAGGTTCGGCTGCACCGCGTGGATGCGGTCGCACGCCGCCGACCGATCCGGCGCGGGCGAGCCGTGCTCCATGAGCCGCGGGGAGCTGCAGCTCATGCTAGGCGTCATCGGCGCGCCGCTCATCCCGCTGCCCGTCTACCACGCCAAGCGGTCGCCCTGCTCCGTCCTCTGCGAGCAGCTCAAGGCCGATCCCATT GAGTCATCGTCCGCCAAGTACATCGTGCAGCAGTACATAGCGGCGTCGGGCGGGGAGTGGGCGCTGAACAAGGTCAAGAGCATGTACGCGATGGGAAAGGTGCGGATGACGGCTGCGGAGCTCAACAGCAGCgacgccgacggcggcggcggtggaggcaccGGAGGAAACGGGCACCGCGGCGGGAAGAAGGGCAGCAAGGGCTGCGGCGGCGAGATCGGCGGGTTCGTGCTGTGGCAGAAGAAGCCGGAGCTGTGGTGCCTGGAGCTCGTCGTGTCCGGCTGCAAGATCAGCGCCGGCAGCGACGGCAAGGTGGCGTGGCGCCAGACGCCGTGGCACCAGTCGCACGCCTCCCGCGGTCCCCCGCGCCCGCTCCGCCGTTCGCTTCAG GGCCTGGATCCGCAGCTGACGGCGAGCCTGTTCGCGGACTCAGTGTGCATCGGCGAGCGGAGCATCGACGGCGAGGACTGCTTCGTGCTcaaggtggaggcggaggcgtcCAGCCTGCGCGCGCGCAACAGCAGCAGCGTCGAGATCATCCGGCACACGGTGTGGGGCTACTTCAGCCAGCGCACGGGCCTGCTGGTGCAGCTGGAGGACTCGCACCTGCTGCAGATCAAGTCCAGCGGCGGCGTCGGTGGGAGCGTCTTCTGGGAGACCACCATGGAGTCCCGCCTCGGCGACTACCGCGCCGTCGACGGCGTGAACATCGCCCACGCCGGCCGCACCGCCGTCTCGCTTGTCAGGTTCGGTGACTGCCAAGACGGCAACACCAGGACGCGCATGGAGGAGACGTGGGACATCGAGGAGGTGGACTTCAACATCTGGGGCCTTTCCATGGACTGCTTCCTGCCGCCCAGCGATCTCAGGGAGGGCAAGGAGAGCCAGGACGTCGCCATCGTCAAAGGCGCCGACGCACGACCACCGCCGATAAGGATACCGGCGGTGACCGTGCGCGTCGGGCCCTCGCAGGTGGCTGCCGTGAACATGAACGACTCGGACTTGCTCATCGCGAGGTCATGA
- the LOC136467085 gene encoding fructose-1,6-bisphosphatase, chloroplastic-like yields the protein MAGWDGDKLTEEDKFVVPIDESIMNSFFSRNLCQPNEASIFGIYAPSDECLASVEDNETLDSVEQRCIVSVCQPGSNLLAAGYCMYSSSVIFVLTVGTGVYVFTLDPMYGEFVLTQEKLQIPKAGKIYVFNEGNYALWDDKLKKWPCHVMLGDKLLRRPFYPTDVSERTTYGAQKLMLSCRRPTVTFGSGWDSWADEEGFSRSHHLTMGRSGKKLDDTAAVNVSSRLSNMLEHRQSERAPALSNLQCHFSEI from the exons ATGGCTGGCTGGGATGGTGACAAATTAACAGAAGAGGACAAGTTTGTTGTACCTATCGACGAGTCGAT CATGAACAGTTTTTTCAGCCGTAATTTGTGTCAGCCGAACGAGGCCTCCATCTTCGGCATCTACGCCCCCAGCGACGAGTGCCTCGCCAGCGTCGAGGACAATGAGACC CTTGACTCGGTGGAGCAGAGGTGCATTGTGAGCGTGTGCCAGCCGGGGAGCAACCTGCTGGCCGCCGGCTACTGCATGTACTCGAGTTCGGTGATCTTCGTGCTCACCGTCGGCACGGGGGTGTACGTGTTCACGCTGGACCCCATGTACGGCGAGTTCGTGCTTACGCAGGAGAAGTTGCAGATCCCCAAGGCCGGCAAGATCTACGTCTTCAACGAGGGCAACTATGCGCTCTGGGACGACAAGCTGAAGAAATGGCCTTGTCATGTCATGTTAGGTGACAAATTACTCCGCAGACCCTTCTACCCTACAGATGTTAGCG AACGGACTACGTACGGAGCACAAAAACTGATGCTGAGTTGCCGACGGCCAACTGTAACGTTTGGGTCAGGTTGGGATAGTTGGGCCGATGAAGAAGGTTTTTCCAGGTCCCATCATCTGACGATGGGCCGGTCAG GTAAAAAATTAGACGATACAGCGGCCGTCAACGTCTCGTCGCGTCTCAGCAATATGCTTGAGCATAGGCAATCCGAGCGAGCACCAGCACTTAGCAATTTACAATGCCATTTCAGTGAAATTTGA
- the LOC136501937 gene encoding fructose-1,6-bisphosphatase, chloroplastic, which translates to MAAAAATSSHLLLLSRQQAASLRCRLSFLGQSRRPGRVTVQQAPAANVRCMAAVDTAASAATETTSPKSSSYEIVTLTTWLLQQERTGAIDNEMTIVLASISTACKQIAALVQRAPISNLTGVQGAVNVQGEDQKKLDVVSNEVFSNCLKSSGRTGVIASEEEDVPVAVEQSYSGNYIVVFDPLDGSSNIDAAVSTGSIFGIYAPNDECLANVEDNETLDSVEQRCIVSVCQPGSNLLAAGYCMYSSSVIFVLTVGTGVYVFTVDPMYGEFVLTQEKLQIPKAGKIYAFNEGNYALWDDKLKKYMDSLKEPGDSGKPYSARYIGSLVGDFHRTLLYGGIYGYPRDKKSKNGKLRLLYECAPMSFIVEQAGGKGSDGHQRILDITPTEVHQRVPLYIGSVEEVEKVEKFLA; encoded by the exons atggccgccgccgccgccacctcctcccACCTGCTCCTTCTCTCCCGCCAGCAGGCGGCCTCCCTCCGATGCCGCCTCTCCTTCCTCGGCCAGTCCAGAAGGCCCGGCAGGGTCACGGTCCAGCAGGCGCCGGCCGCTAACGTGCGGTGCATGGCGGCCGTGGACACTGCTGCGTCCGCGGCGACGGAGACGACGAGCCCGAAGTCGAGCAGCTACGAGATCGTGACGCTCACGACATGGCTGCTGCAGCAGGAGCGGACCGGTGCGATCGACAACGAGATGACCATCGTGCTGGCCAGCATCTCCACGGCGTGCAAGCAGATCGCCGCGCTGGTGCAGCGCGCGCCCATCTCCAACCTCACGGGCGTCCAGGGCGCCGTCAACGTGCAGGGCGAGGACCAGAAGAAGCTCGATGTCGTCTCCAACGAG GTGTTCTCTAACTGCCTCAAGTCGAGCGGGCGCACCGGCGTGATCGCTTCGGAGGAGGAGGACGTGCCAGTAGCGGTGGAGCAGAGCTACTCCGGCAACTATATCGTCGTGTTCGACCCTCTCGATGGCTCCTCTAACATCGACGCCGccgtctccaccggctccatctTCGGCATCTACGCCCCCAACGACGAGTGCCTCGCCAACGTCGAGGACAATGAGACC CTTGACTCGGTGGAGCAGAGGTGCATTGTGAGCGTGTGCCAGCCGGGGAGCAACCTGCTGGCCGCCGGCTACTGCATGTACTCGAGCTCGGTGATCTTCGTGCTCACCGTCGGCACGGGGGTGTACGTGTTCACGGTGGACCCCATGTACGGCGAGTTCGTGCTGACGCAGGAGAAGTTGCAGATCCCCAAGGCCGGCAAGATCTACGCCTTCAACGAGGGCAACTATGCGCTCTGGGACGACAAGCTGAAGAAGTACATGGACAGCCTCAAGGAGCCCGGCGACTCAGGGAAGCCTTACTCCGCGCGCTACATCGGCAGCCTCGTCGGCGATTTCCACCGCACTCTGCTCTATGGAGGCATCTACGGGTACCCCAGGGACAAAAAGAGCAAGAACGGCAAGCTGCGGCTTCTCTACGAGTGCGCGCCCATGAGCTTCATCGTCGAGCAGGCCGGTGGCAAGGGCTCTGATGGCCACCAGAGGATTCTTGACATCACACCTACAGAG GTCCACCAAAGAGTGCCTCTGTACATCGGGAGCGTGGAGGAAGTGGAGAAGGTGGAGAAATTCCTGGCTTGA
- the LOC136510687 gene encoding PHD finger protein ALFIN-LIKE 2-like: protein MDMAPAPVSSNPRSVEEIFKDFSGRRAGLVRALTSDVDDFCSFCDPDKENLCLYGLPNGTWEVSPSADEVPPELPEPALSINFSRDGMQRRDWRDPGAGGQIQAGAAPVEAPAANPAVAWPGRPDLLSAPPSSSTSGGSRRGRSGRRRRRRI from the exons ATGGATATGGCCCCCGCGCCCGTCTCCTCCAACCCGCGCTCGGTCGAGGAAATCTTCAAGGACTTCTCTGGCCGCCGCGCGGGACTCGTCCGCGCCCTCACCTCCG ATGTGGACGATTTCTGCAGCTTCTGCGACCCAG ATAAGGAGAATTTGTGTCTTTACGGCCTTCCCAATGGGACCTGGGAGGTGTCGCCGTCGGCGGACGAGGTTCCTCCGGAGTTGCCCGAGCCGGCGCTCAGCATCAACTTTTCGCGCGATGGCATGCAGCGCCGCGACTGGAGAGATCCAGGTGCCGGCGGGCAGATCCAGGCGGGGGCGGCCCCGGTGGAGGCCCCGGCGGCGAATCCGGCGGTGGCGTGGCCTGGGAGGCCTGATCTGCTGAGCGCGCCTCCTTCCTCTTCTACGTCGGGCGGATCCAGGCGGGGGCGGTCCGGGCGGAGGCGCCGACGGCGGATCTGA